GCTTCTGCCCTCGACACCGCCTAGGCAGGACCAGCAGCAGCTGTAAGTCACCGGCGTTGTCGTCCTCCCCACTTGCGGTGCTCGCGCGCCTGGTATAGGAGCAGCAGCAGCTACCGTTCCGCTCGCAGCAGCTGCAGATGTCGTGCCTGCACTCGCAACAACTGCAGTCGCCAGCGCTGTCGCAACGGGAGTGTCACCGCATCGCGTGGCTCCACCCACCCCGCGCTCAGCCTCACCTCTTTCACACCGGCTCAAGCAGCATGAGCGGGTCGTCGCGGCCACCAGGCCCTTGTACGGGCCCAAGGAGGGGAAGGACGTAGTTGCGGCGCACCTGGAGCGCGTGGAGCTCACGGACGCGCTCGCCGCTAGCTCCCAAGGCGTTGCTACTCCGCTCGCCGCGCTCTCCCTTTGGCATGCCGCGCCCACTACGTGTTCGACGAAACGCTAGGGCGGGCACGTCACCAATTCGAGCAGGACCGTTGGGTTCAGGGCTTTGTCCGGACGCGTCCGTTTATCCGTTGtcccgaaatcactagttaaggagtacttcttgcggagatcactccaacttccccaggttgcgacaagtggcgcgctgcatgtgcgccacttgtcgcaacctgggagttttcccttttttcgtagatccgttcattcaaaacattttatctcttaaaccgtgcatccaaatctcaaaccgctttcgccattggattcctcgcgtcgagatcttcaaaactagatccaatgttgatagattttgacgaacattttttatgaaaaaaccggacgaaaaaaccgaaccgggaacacGGGTTTTTTTCCCTTTACGAAAGAGGCACCCCCGTGCCTcccacggaagcaaaaccgtgcctctcgcgaaagaaaaaaacagaaaacatgttttttttcgtttccgaggaggcacggccgtgcctctcgcgaaagcaaaaccgtgtctctcacggaagcaaaaccgtgcctctcacgaaagaaaaaaaacagaaaacgcgttttttttcctttccgaaagaggcacgcccgtgcctcttgcgaaaaaaacagaaaacgcattttttcctttccgaaagaggcacgcccgtgcctctcgcaaaagcacaaccgtgcctctcgcggaagcaaaaccgtgcctctcgcgaagaaaaaaacagaaaacatgtttttttcgttttcgaggaggcacggccgtgcctctcgcgaaagcacaaccgtgcctctcgcgaaagcaaaatcgtgcctctcgcgaaaggaaaaaaacacttttttttcgtttccaagaggcacggccgtgcctctcgcgaaaacaaaaccgtgacgctcgtgaaaaaaatgcatttttttgcgaaaaaaaatatttttgtcgaattttttttgtcaaaaaactagagaagaccggtggaaaaccaaaacgtcaaaaaaaacccgtttaaaaagccgaaaaacgCGTgcgcaaaaataaaaaaataaaatccggagggagcgcccaAAACGCGACACGTGGCAAATGGCTGAGAGGGCGCCAAGTGGCGCCGATTGTTGCGAGGCTTCCGAAAGAGCGCTTCTTAATTAGTTGCTCCCCCGCTTGTCCCCTCAAAATAATAAAGTTTCCTAATAGCGTTGGGCCTGAATTCTAGTTTTGCCCTCCAGAACCTCTACCGAGCGTGCATTTGGGCCGAACCAAAATCAAACCACACCCGAGTGGAAGTGGCGCCGCCCACCAGGGTTTCCTCCTCCGTctctccgcgccgccgccaccgctcccGCGCCTGAGCGCAGCCATGTCGTCCATTGCTTCTCTCATCGCCTCCAGGTCCAGCTTCGCCAGGTGCGGCCACGCTCTCCCCGCTGCCATCTCTCAGGTGCAAATCCAAATCTTGCTCCTCGTTCAAATGCAAATCTTCCTTTCCTTACCGCCGGCTGTTCTTGTGCCGATGTTGATCTTGTTTGTTCAAATGCAAATCTTTCTACCGCGCGACCTCGCCAGGCCCGGCACGCCGCGTCTCCGCTGCTCTCGGCGTTCGGATCAGCGGCTCGCGCTTTCAGGTAACTACCATTACATTCATCACAGGCAGTCTCGCTATGTTGCTCAACATTGACTCCAATGTGTGCCCCCAAGCTGCTGTCTGCGTGCAGCTCAAGGCCTCTATGGAAGGGAGCGTTCGTCGACGCGTTCCTGCAGAGAATAAAGAATAGCGGGGGGAGCCTGAACGGCAGGAAGATCTGGTCTCGCAGGTCTTCGATCCTGCCGGAgttcgtcggctcctccgcgctcgTCTACAACGGCAAGACCCACGTCCGTTGCAGGGTCACCGAAGGGAAGGTCGGCCATAAGTTCGGGGAGTTTGCTTTTACGCGGAAACGGAGGCCCCATCGCGCGATTACGGCGAAGAAGGCCGGCGGTCAAGGAAAGGGGAGGAAGTAAGAAGGGCGAAAGGTGAGCGGATGCTATCACTATGTTGTGTGGGCAATTTCCAATCTACATTTTGAAAAATGGATGTCTTGGTAGATTGTACTAGTAGATTGCAGACTGTATTCTTATTAGATTGTGTATATAATTTCATTATTAccataccaaaaaagatgaagtATGCCAACATTGGTTGGGTACATCACAAGTTATGGCAATCTGAATTCTTACTCTGTTTTTCTTCACTGTAGCCCATTTACCTTGTAGCACAATTTCAACCTCTGGGCATGATTGAATTAAATTTTTGTGATAACACTAAAGTTTTAGATTTGTTTGTATAGAATAACTGATACAAAATTGTGAAGCGAACTTATATTATAAGAGAAGGCGACGTGTCAAATCATAGGAGCGTgtcttttattttttttagtttGGTAAGTGTTTTAAGGAGCTGTACCTTATGTCAGGTTCTAGTGCCGCATGTCAGGTTTCATCTTAGCCGGCAAATCTTTGTCACATGGTTAAGGCAGGTGACTGGCGTTCAATATAGTATCCCGTATTTTACTTCTCTTATTGGGGCTGGGTTAAAGTGAATTCTCCTTCCTGTGCGAGTGAGTTGTGAATAGTGAGCTACATCTCTTTGTAAACTCTGTGTGATATGTCAGAGTGTAGACACAATCTGAGCCAAGCCTGTTAAGCATCCGTGCTATGACATCTTATCTTGGTTAGAATGAGAATGCAATTGAGATGTATGGCCATAAATGAGTGAGATTGTTGTCGATGCTTTTGAAATAAATGCAAATGCTTGGCTTGTTAAATGTGTTTTCACCATGGTTGCAAAGATCATACATGGGGCTTTCTGGGTGATACTTACTTTTTGTCACTTGCCCAGCTGTTTATCTCACTCTGTCCATAAAATTTTCAGGTGGGTTTAAGGATGGTGGGATGAGGGCGTGGTTGAAGCACAAGCACTTGAATCACCTTAATTTTCTGGACTGCATTTTCTTAGAAGAATAATTATAGCAGATCTTACTTTGGACTCTGTTTACTCTGTTAGTGGTTCCAGCATAACTTTCGAGTACATCTTCTATTCACTGAAGCCattgctcttatatttttttggcCTTACTGAGGTCTGATGCCAAGTGTCTTTACACCTGGTTCTGTGAGTGATGATTGTAAGTTTTGCTTCAAAGGTTGTTTTCAGCCAAATAGTGATGTGTATCTTGCTACAGTTCCCTTGCAATAGGAGTATCTTGCTGATTGCTGCTTTGCATCGGCTAGGAtgtttttttttgcatataattagcCCCTTTCGAGTCTTTATTAACAGGCTTAGCCCCCTTAAGAATGTATCACAAAATTGAGTCGCTTGCGCCGATGGTGACATGTGTGCACTGTGGGCACCTGACAGATTTAGCCTCTGTTTTTGATTTGTTTGGTTAACTGATGAGAAGACACTGGCCTTTTAACTTGTTCAAGATACTTTTTCAACTTTTTCAACTGTGGCTTTATCTGCTTGGATACTGCGGCAGTGCTGGCTATAACTTGTCTGAAATTTTCCAGCACTCTGCAGTTTGGATGTTGTGGATTTTCCTGGATGATAGCCCTGGTCCTTGATTGTTGCTCTGCTAGTGGAATGGCTGCTTCCACAACTTAACTGTGCCGCAGTCACTCTGTTCTTGGTCGAGAAGTGTCGGGGCCTGCGGTGTAGGGCGTCCAGTGAGCATCTCTGAATCGACATCCTAGGCTGAGACGGTCTGATCTTGATCTGGTTTCCTGCTGCCTGCTAGCCCTTGGGGTGTGTTGTGTACAACATTCCTGTCATGTACCAGTGTTGTATCTCAACAGAAATATTTATGCCTATAAAATAACACCTATATAAGGTTCCACTTTTTATTTATGAACCACTCAGACATGGATTTTGCCAATAACcagcacagcagcagcagcaggggcaTCTGAAGCTAAATCAACCTATAATGGTTATTCAAACTCATCCCAAACAAATGAGCACGGTTATTTTACCTAAACATGCCACGACTTTGCAAGGAAAATCGGCCATTTTACATAAATATAGTTGTCGGGAAACATTAATTCGAACCATGCAAATTCATGTTTCATTTTCTAGTATGCAAGTAAACATGGAATCAGGCCCTAAAATTCATCAAGGACACTCGTGGCATCTTGCCAGCACCGGTGCAATCCCTCACCAGAATTTTAATCTACAACTGATGGTGTTTCAGGTCTCACCGAAAATCCATTCAGGTTATTCAATCATCCCAACAACTGATGGTGTACGACACCTCGCTCACTCGCTCCGACTCACTGAGCAGCCCCCATGGTGCCGCTCCGCCTCGCCATGCTGACGCACGCCTCGAACCTCTTGACCGCCTCGGCGCACTTGAGCGGGTCCTGGGTGTTGCTCCGGTAGCACTCGGCGCAGCCCGCCCTCTCGTCAGTGCACGGTGAGGGGTTCTGGTAGGGCAGCTTGAACTCCTTGTCGTGCAGCTCCTTGGCCCTCTTGGTAAGCTCCTCACGCATCGTTGCCTCCTGCTTCTGCAGCTTCTCCAGCACCTTCTCACTCTCCCCCACCACGTTGCGTATGGTTTCCACTTCCTGGATTGCCGGCAGGGGTGGTGGAGGAGCAGGGGTCACTGGTAGGTACATGGGGGGCGGCAGCGCCCACCCAGGAGCGGGAGCAGGGCTGCTCTTGGGCTCGCTTGGAAGTTCCCTGCCATTGTCCCGAGGCTCTTCTTGTTGCTCCACAACCTTCTTCGGCTTGGGTTTCCTGGTCCTCCTTTTCACCTTCTCGTCATCACGTGAAAGCTGGTCGATCAAGCTGGTGCTTATCCGGATTGTGTAGTCACCCATGGCAGACAACAATCCTGAAACAGCATGACAATCAAAAGTCAGGGATTAAAAAGCAAGTGTTATGGATGTTCAAACAAACAAAAGTCTCGTGCATGTCAAAGTAGAGTGAATATCTGGGATCCATATATCGTGAATGCTTTCTAGTACAGTGTTATCCACATGTTAAATATAATGAATTACGGGGCAATAACAGTATGAGCAAACAAATTCAGAATACACACAATGCTTTCCAGTTAGAATTCTGAAAGTTCCATGCATTCGTGTTTAAGTGTTGCGTAACAAAATGAATGAATATGTAGGCTCTGCACAGAATTCTACATTAAGAAGATGAGGACACCCACAAATGTGGAATGCTTCCCAGTTAAAATGTCAGCAATTAGCATGATCAACATTTTATTCTCAAGCTTTCAGATGTTACAGACATAGATAAGCATGTGCAGAGTAGTGAATAAAAGCTCATTAGTTTGGATCTTTCAAGAAACAGCAGTTCACCTGGTGGCCGCTATTACAGAAGCAAATGATGGTGGAACCCGCCTGTTTCAGAAGCTGATGGATATAAAAATTCGAAAGCAAGCTGACTGCTTTAAGTATAATAATTATACTGTACTTCACAACACAAGGATAAGAAGGCAGCAAACAGATCTCTCAGCGACAAATTGGACAGATGAATTGGTTGTAGAAGAAAGATCTGGATGAGTTTTCACACGTGGAGATGTTAATGGCAGCTCAATGTCATTGATGGAGGAGGTAGAGAGATCTGCCGTGGAAACAAACAAGGGATAGAAGGAGAGGTACACAATGCACTGACATTGACTGGGGGGCTCTAAAAACAGGGGAAGGACGGAGGAGAACTCATAACACGCACCAGCCTGAGGAGAAGAGATACC
Above is a window of Triticum dicoccoides isolate Atlit2015 ecotype Zavitan chromosome 5B, WEW_v2.0, whole genome shotgun sequence DNA encoding:
- the LOC119307371 gene encoding ribosomal protein S19, mitochondrial-like; this encodes MSSIASLIASRSSFARCGHALPAAISQARHAASPLLSAFGSAARAFSSRPLWKGAFVDAFLQRIKNSGGSLNGRKIWSRRSSILPEFVGSSALVYNGKTHVRCRVTEGKVGHKFGEFAFTRKRRPHRAITAKKAGGQGKGRK
- the LOC119307373 gene encoding leiomodin-2-like, with the protein product MGDYTIRISTSLIDQLSRDDEKVKRRTRKPKPKKVVEQQEEPRDNGRELPSEPKSSPAPAPGWALPPPMYLPVTPAPPPPLPAIQEVETIRNVVGESEKVLEKLQKQEATMREELTKRAKELHDKEFKLPYQNPSPCTDERAGCAECYRSNTQDPLKCAEAVKRFEACVSMARRSGTMGAAQ